The Desulfoscipio gibsoniae DSM 7213 genome contains a region encoding:
- a CDS encoding DUF4367 domain-containing protein yields MIALFWEWRKPNPKPTRALAYLKNKYVRLFWLNQSISIEIFGQITKEDAIKIAENLK; encoded by the coding sequence GTGATAGCCTTATTTTGGGAATGGCGCAAGCCAAACCCAAAACCTACCCGAGCATTAGCCTATCTGAAAAATAAATACGTGCGATTATTCTGGCTCAACCAGAGTATATCCATAGAAATCTTCGGTCAAATAACCAAAGAGGATGCAATTAAAATTGCCGAAAACCTAAAATAA
- a CDS encoding TIGR02677 family protein, whose product MNDSLLKPILETNYLNAQNVDRYRCLMRCFYEHHQRLQYWLRPEEVYRGVMAYGLLPNYTIEQCQQDLNQLVEWRNLVPQHDGGRSTTVEEYLRKKFRYMMTPYSVEIERMVVGLENIHGYGGSLEPSLFENIALTLQKIIELPQDAPAAEALLLWDEVYDNFVKLTENAADYIASLQSSKTEELMQTEAFLAYKNSVTDYLQGFVQGLQRHAYRIEGILPQFDQKAQQNFLLKVQSAILARPQLDEPPTPEEVLQQLQDRWQSLKRWFLGEAGENSDVYYLEQTTKNTIARIVRSALRIQEKRRWGISRRRELDYLGQWFYALPTASEAHRLAAYAFGLYRCRHFQGEDEKDTESPDISMWQSGPNIRSLRSRSRKRLRSSGPEPVQNQSHRQHKAKAEYLAHQRQQAALLGKFIERGAVTISALDTIPALTRQQLLQWIGMCLANKSRHMRTPEGIEIKLSLPANGRRTVLHCEDGELDMPDYTLTFKRKV is encoded by the coding sequence ATGAACGACAGTTTATTAAAGCCCATACTCGAAACAAACTATTTGAACGCCCAAAATGTCGACCGCTATCGCTGCCTAATGCGCTGCTTTTATGAGCATCACCAGCGTTTGCAATACTGGCTGCGGCCCGAGGAAGTATATAGGGGCGTCATGGCTTACGGGCTGCTGCCAAACTATACTATCGAACAATGCCAGCAGGATTTAAACCAGCTGGTGGAATGGAGAAATCTTGTCCCCCAGCACGATGGCGGGCGTTCCACCACTGTTGAAGAATATCTGCGCAAAAAGTTTCGCTATATGATGACCCCTTACTCGGTGGAGATAGAACGCATGGTGGTGGGGCTGGAAAATATCCACGGCTACGGCGGCTCACTGGAACCGTCTTTATTTGAAAATATTGCTTTAACTTTACAAAAAATAATCGAGCTTCCCCAGGATGCCCCTGCTGCTGAGGCTTTGCTCCTCTGGGATGAAGTTTATGATAACTTTGTTAAACTGACCGAAAATGCCGCTGACTATATCGCCAGCCTGCAAAGCAGCAAAACCGAGGAGTTAATGCAAACGGAGGCTTTTTTGGCCTACAAAAATTCGGTTACCGATTACTTGCAGGGCTTTGTCCAGGGTCTGCAGCGCCATGCTTATCGCATCGAAGGGATTCTTCCCCAGTTTGATCAAAAGGCTCAGCAAAATTTTTTATTAAAGGTGCAAAGTGCTATACTGGCCCGGCCCCAGCTCGATGAGCCACCGACCCCGGAAGAAGTTTTGCAGCAGCTGCAGGACCGCTGGCAAAGCCTAAAGCGCTGGTTTTTAGGGGAGGCCGGCGAAAACAGCGATGTTTATTATTTGGAGCAAACCACCAAGAACACCATTGCCCGCATTGTGCGCTCCGCGCTGCGCATTCAAGAAAAACGCCGCTGGGGCATCAGCCGCAGGCGGGAGCTGGATTACCTGGGCCAGTGGTTTTATGCCCTGCCCACCGCGAGTGAAGCGCACCGCCTGGCAGCCTACGCCTTCGGACTGTACCGCTGCCGCCACTTTCAGGGGGAAGATGAAAAGGACACCGAGTCGCCGGATATTTCCATGTGGCAGTCCGGCCCCAATATTCGCTCTTTGCGCTCCCGCAGCAGAAAAAGATTGCGCAGCTCCGGCCCCGAGCCGGTGCAAAACCAAAGCCACCGGCAGCACAAAGCCAAAGCCGAGTACCTGGCCCACCAGAGGCAGCAGGCCGCCTTGCTGGGTAAATTTATCGAGCGGGGCGCTGTGACCATATCTGCATTAGATACCATCCCGGCTTTGACCAGACAGCAGCTGCTGCAGTGGATCGGTATGTGTCTGGCAAACAAATCCCGGCACATGCGCACCCCGGAAGGTATTGAAATTAAACTCTCGCTTCCGGCAAACGGGCGGCGTACTGTTTTACACTGTGAGGACGGGGAACTCGACATGCCCGATTATACTTTGACTTTTAAGCGTAAAGTCTAA
- a CDS encoding TIGR02678 family protein, whose amino-acid sequence MARAARNNQVDKVNCFISLLNRPWVSKADDPELYQNIRSYYQELKDWFQEYCGFSLLLTRQIARLEKIPGRAHDWMGLELLNEPLDYALFTYCLWFLEGKSETDQFLLTEMIEEIKNHLTGSSMSLDFTLYQHRQSMYRALKQMRELKVLVAVDGDEMEWARTGSDRNVLYECSMLSRYVLRHFPRDLTTYDSLESLGELAYPDNQEGQLRRRRHRVYRRLLQEPVVHDWEWSQDERYYVLTQRHTILEHLATRFGLEGQRYREGLIFFYPDHSAETELFPTAKNISDIALLLAGEIRRLLHKQDTSIYTDEQGCVPLTLAELEVILLGLREKHKSLWSQQLRQVKSNELARELLEHLTGWGLATVNEQIILLHPALGRWNGHYLNNEDEE is encoded by the coding sequence ATGGCCCGTGCGGCCCGCAATAACCAGGTGGACAAGGTAAACTGCTTTATCAGCCTGTTAAACCGACCCTGGGTAAGTAAAGCCGATGATCCCGAGCTATACCAGAATATTCGGAGCTATTACCAGGAATTAAAGGACTGGTTCCAGGAATACTGCGGTTTCAGCCTGCTCTTAACCAGGCAAATAGCCCGGCTGGAAAAAATACCGGGGCGGGCCCACGATTGGATGGGCCTGGAGTTACTTAATGAGCCTCTGGATTATGCCCTTTTTACATATTGTCTATGGTTTCTCGAAGGTAAAAGCGAAACAGATCAGTTTTTACTAACCGAAATGATTGAAGAAATAAAAAATCACCTTACGGGCAGCTCGATGTCCCTGGATTTTACCCTATACCAGCACCGGCAATCCATGTACCGGGCGCTTAAACAAATGAGGGAACTCAAAGTGCTGGTGGCGGTGGACGGGGATGAAATGGAATGGGCCCGTACGGGCAGCGATAGAAATGTCCTTTACGAATGTTCCATGCTCTCCCGCTACGTGTTAAGGCACTTTCCCAGGGATTTGACTACTTATGATTCCTTGGAGTCACTAGGTGAACTGGCTTACCCTGATAACCAGGAAGGACAGCTGCGCCGCCGCAGGCACAGGGTTTACCGCCGGCTGCTGCAGGAGCCGGTGGTCCACGACTGGGAGTGGAGCCAGGACGAGCGCTACTATGTGCTCACCCAACGGCACACCATTTTAGAGCACCTCGCCACCCGTTTCGGCCTGGAAGGCCAGCGTTACCGGGAAGGGCTAATCTTCTTTTACCCGGACCATTCGGCGGAAACTGAGCTTTTTCCCACCGCCAAAAACATATCTGATATTGCTTTGCTGCTGGCGGGGGAAATCCGGCGCCTATTGCATAAACAAGACACCAGCATTTATACCGATGAGCAGGGGTGTGTACCACTGACCCTGGCTGAGCTGGAGGTCATTTTGCTAGGCCTGCGGGAAAAGCATAAATCTTTGTGGAGCCAGCAGCTGCGCCAGGTCAAAAGCAACGAGCTGGCCCGGGAATTACTGGAGCACTTAACAGGCTGGGGGCTGGCCACAGTAAACGAGCAAATAATACTGTTGCACCCGGCCCTGGGCCGCTGGAACGGCCATTATCTTAATAATGAGGATGAAGAATAA
- a CDS encoding nucleotidyltransferase domain-containing protein codes for MEKILPKMRVFSPLHRQYIIAVLNEVINYYGDSLVGCAVFGSYARGDNRKNSDLDLLIILTSAPGFSRRLGDFVENVEMKHEKLAQTLYEQEDIFIELSPYILTREEALKVHPIYFDLVEYHYLIYDPENIIASIINSAANLLEKLGARKSRTNNTWEWDTGKMGFLGGMDL; via the coding sequence ATGGAAAAAATATTACCGAAAATGAGGGTATTTTCACCTTTGCACAGGCAGTATATTATCGCTGTTCTGAATGAAGTGATCAATTATTACGGCGATTCCCTTGTGGGCTGCGCCGTCTTCGGATCCTATGCCCGCGGGGACAACCGTAAAAACTCGGACCTGGACCTGTTGATAATCCTCACCAGTGCCCCCGGTTTTAGTCGCCGACTTGGTGATTTTGTCGAGAACGTAGAAATGAAACATGAAAAATTAGCTCAGACACTATATGAACAAGAGGATATTTTCATTGAGCTTTCCCCTTATATTTTGACTCGGGAAGAAGCACTAAAGGTTCACCCCATATACTTTGATCTTGTTGAATACCATTATTTAATTTACGATCCGGAAAATATCATTGCCAGTATAATTAATTCAGCGGCAAATCTGTTGGAAAAATTAGGCGCTAGAAAAAGCCGAACAAATAATACCTGGGAGTGGGACACGGGTAAAATGGGTTTCCTTGGGGGAATGGATCTATGA